In Delphinus delphis chromosome 18, mDelDel1.2, whole genome shotgun sequence, the following proteins share a genomic window:
- the CLN5 gene encoding bis(monoacylglycero)phosphate synthase CLN5, producing the protein MAQAGRVGPGAWGRRCVGGDVAPVCAPWRWASALLWLAAAAAVAASGPSRRQWPVPYKRFSFRPEPDPYCQAKYTFCPTGSPVPVMKDDDVIEVFRLQAPVWEFKYGDLLGHLKIMHDAIGFRSTLTEKNYTMEWYELFQLGNCTFPHLRPEMNAPFWCNQGAACFFEGIDDIHWKENGTLVLVATISGDIFNKMAKWVKQDNETGIYYETWTVQASPEKGAETWFESYDCSKFVLRTYKKLAELGADFKKIETNYTRIFLYSGEPTYLGNEISVFGPTGDKTLALAIKRFYCPFKPHLSTKEFLLSLLQIFDAVIIHRQFYLFYNFEYWFLPMKFPFIKITYEEIPLPNRNRTLSGL; encoded by the exons ATGGCGCAGGCGGGGAGAGTTGGTCCGGGGGCCTGGGGGCGGCGGTGCGTGGGCGGGGATGTGGCTCCGGTCTGCGCGCCTTGGCGCTGGGCCTCCGCGCTGCTCTggctggcggcggcggcagcggtggCGGCGAGCGGCCCCTCCCGGCGCCAGTGGCCGGTGCCTTACAA acGCTTTTCCTTCCGTCCGGAACCAGATCCTTACTGTCAAGCTAAATACACTTTCTGTCCCACTGGCTCCCCTGTCCCAGTGATGAAGGATGATGATGTCATTGAAGTCTTTCGTTTACAAGCCCCAGTGTGGGAATTTAAATATGGAGACCTCCTGGGACACTTG AAAATTATGCACGACGCCATTGGATTCAGGAGTACTTTAACTGAAAAGAACTACACAATGGAATGGTATGAACTTTTCCAGCTTGGAAACTGCACATTTCCCCATCTCCGACCTGAAATGAATGCCCCTTTCTGGTGTAATCAAGGAGCTGCCTGCTTTTTTGAAGGAATTGATGATATTCACTGGAAGGAAAATGGGACGTTAGTTCTAGTAGCAACCATATCAG gAGACATATTTAACAAAATGGCAAAGTGGGTAAAACAGGACAATGAAACGGGGATTTATTATGAGACATGGACTGTCCAAGCCAGCCCAGAAAAAGGGGCAGAGACATGGTTTGAATCCTACGACTGTTCCAAATTTGTGTTAAGGACATATAAGAAGTTGGCTGAACTTGGAGCAGACTTCAAGAAGATAGAAACCAACTATACAAGAATATTTCTTTACAGTGGAGAACCTACTTACTTGGGAAATGAAATATCTGTTTTTGGGCCAACAGGAGACAAGACTCTTGCtttagccataaaaagattttattgtCCTTTCAAACCACATTTGTCAACTAAAGAGTTTCTTTTGAGTCTCTTGCAAATTTTTGATGCTGTGATTATACACAGACAGttctatttgttttataattttgaatattgGTTTTTACCTATGAAATTcccttttattaaaataacatatgAAGAAATCCCTTTACCTAACAGAAACAGAACACTCTCTGGTTTATAA
- the FBXL3 gene encoding F-box/LRR-repeat protein 3: MKRGGGRDSDHNSSEEGTAEKSKKLRTTNEHSQTCDWGNLLQDIILQVFKYLPLLDRAHASQVCRNWNQVFHMPDLWRCFEFELNQPATSYLKATHPELIKQIIKRHSNHLQYVSFKVDSSKESAEAACDILSQLVNCSLKTLGLISTARPSFMDLPKSHFISALTVVFVNSKSLSSLKIDDTPVDDPSLKVLVANNSDTLKLLKMSSCPHVSPAGVLCVADRCHGLRELALNYHLLSDELLLALSSEKHVRLEHLRIDVVSENPGQTHFHAIQKSSWDAFIRHSPKVNLVMYFFLYEEEFDPFFRYEIPATHLYFGRSVSKDVLGRVGMTCPRLVELVVCANGLRPLDEELIRIAERCKNLSAIGLGECEVSCSAFVEFVKMCGGRLSQLSIMEEVLIPDQKYSLEQIHWEVSKHLGRVWFPDMMPTW, encoded by the exons ATGAaacgaggaggaggaagagatagTGACCATAATTCATCAGAAGAAGGTACTGCAGAGAAATCCAAGAAACTGAGGACTACAAATGAGCATTCTCAGACTTGCGATTGGGGTAATCTCCTTCAGGACATTATTCTCCAAGTGTTTAAGTATCTGCCTCTTCTTGACCGGGCTCATGCTTCACAAGTTTGCCGCAACTGGAACCAGGTATTTCACATGCCTGACCTGTGGAGATGTTTTGAATTTGAACTGAATCAGCCAGCTACATCTTATTTGAAAGCAACACATCCAGAGCTGATCAAACAGATTATTAAAAGACATTCAAACCATCTACAATATGTCAGCTTCAAG GTGGACAGCAGCAAAGAATCAGCTGAAGCAGCTTGTGATATATTATCACAACTTGTGAATTGCTCTTTAAAAACACTTGGACTTATTTCAACTGCTCGGCCAAGCTTTATGGATTTACCAAAG tctcaCTTTATCTCTGCACTGACGGTTGTGTTTGTAAACTCCAAGTCTTTGTCCTCCCTTAAGATAGATGACACCCCAGTAGATGATCCCTCCCTCAAAGTACTAGTGGCCAACAACAGTGATACACTCAAGTTGCTAAAAATGAGCAGCTGTCCTCACGTCTCTCCAGCAG GTGTCCTTTGTGTGGCAGATCGGTGTCATGGCTTACGTGAACTGGCCCTGAATTACCACTTGCTAAGCGATGAGTTGCTGCTTGCTCTATCTTCTGAAAAACACGTTCGATTAGAACATTTGCGCATTGACGTGGTCAGTGAGAATCCTGGACAGACACACTTCCATGCTATTCAGAAGAGCAGCTGGGATGCTTTCATCAGACATTCACCCAAAGTGAACttagtaatgtatttttttttatatgaagAGGAATTTGATCCGTTCTTTCGGTATGAAATACCTGCCACCCATCTTTACTTTGGGAGATCAGTAAGCAAAGATGTGCTTGGCCGTGTCGGAATGACATGTCCTAGACTAGTTGAGCTAGTAGTGTGTGCTAATGGATTACGGCCACTTGATGAAGAGTTAATTCGCATTGCAGAACGTTGCAAAAATCTGTCGGCTATTGGACTAGGGGAATGCGAAGTCTCATGCAGTGCCTTTGTTGAGTTTGTGAAGATGTGTGGTGGCCGCCTGTCTCAATTATCCATTATGGAAGAAGTATTAATTCCTGACCAAAAGTATAGTTTGGAGCAGATTCACTGGGAAGTGTCTAAGCATCTTGGTAGAGTGTGGTTTCCAGACATGATGCCCACTTGGTAA